One part of the Microaerobacter geothermalis genome encodes these proteins:
- a CDS encoding DUF1657 domain-containing protein has translation MTIGTKLQQTLASAQGVKANLKTFALDTQDQQAKNMYNQLAQTMDGVINTLQSRVNYVEQQEPQYKGQ, from the coding sequence ATGACCATCGGTACCAAATTACAACAAACTTTAGCCAGTGCGCAAGGGGTAAAAGCCAATTTAAAAACCTTTGCGCTGGATACCCAGGACCAGCAGGCAAAAAATATGTATAATCAATTGGCTCAAACCATGGACGGTGTGATTAACACCCTGCAAAGCAGAGTGAATTATGTAGAACAGCAGGAACCCCAATATAAAGGTCAATAA
- the glsA gene encoding glutaminase A yields the protein MDNEIVKGMSSMLQVLTKQKRLKQWINEIQPISKKGRLATYIPQLGTANPDALGIVICPLDGDVLAEGNTSTPFTLQSISKVITLALALMDHGPDKVFSHVGMEPTGDPFNSIVKLEMMKPSKPLNPMINAGAIAVSSLIKGKNADEKFERILDLTRKLLNNPGITYSEDVYWSEWETGDRNRALAYFMRETKVIEGDVEEIVSLYFKHCSIEVTCFDLAQLGYVLANYGRNQRGEQLMPADVTRVVHSFMVTCGMYNGSGEFAIKVGIPAKSGVAGGILASVPQKMGIGVYGPALNEKGNSICGVLLLQKLSEAWNLSIF from the coding sequence ATGGATAACGAGATAGTGAAAGGAATGTCATCCATGCTACAGGTTCTAACGAAGCAGAAAAGATTGAAACAGTGGATCAATGAGATCCAGCCCATTAGTAAAAAAGGGAGACTGGCCACCTATATTCCTCAATTGGGTACTGCAAATCCTGATGCTTTGGGGATTGTCATTTGTCCTTTAGATGGGGACGTCTTGGCGGAAGGAAATACGAGTACACCTTTTACCTTGCAAAGCATTTCAAAGGTAATTACCCTTGCTTTGGCTCTCATGGATCATGGACCGGACAAGGTATTCTCTCATGTTGGGATGGAACCGACAGGAGATCCATTTAACTCCATTGTAAAGTTGGAAATGATGAAACCATCCAAGCCATTAAATCCTATGATTAACGCGGGAGCGATTGCCGTTAGTTCACTTATCAAAGGAAAAAACGCCGATGAGAAGTTTGAAAGGATTTTAGATTTAACCAGAAAATTGCTGAATAACCCTGGGATTACATATAGTGAAGATGTTTACTGGTCAGAATGGGAAACGGGAGACAGAAACAGGGCTCTTGCTTATTTTATGAGGGAAACAAAGGTAATTGAAGGTGATGTCGAGGAGATTGTTTCTTTATACTTTAAACATTGCTCCATTGAAGTCACCTGTTTTGACTTGGCCCAACTGGGATATGTATTGGCTAACTATGGCCGTAACCAAAGGGGGGAGCAGTTGATGCCTGCGGATGTAACCAGAGTGGTACACTCTTTTATGGTGACCTGCGGCATGTACAATGGATCAGGAGAATTTGCCATAAAGGTAGGAATCCCTGCAAAAAGTGGGGTTGCAGGGGGAATATTAGCTTCCGTCCCACAAAAAATGGGAATCGGGGTGTATGGTCCTGCTTTGAATGAAAAGGGAAATAGTATATGTGGGGTGTTGTTATTACAAAAGCTATCGGAAGCATGGAATTTGTCAATCTTTTAA
- a CDS encoding rhomboid family protein gives MDISAALWAMAHQLVVQKDYSLLHVEGNETFQGNEESVPILHLAKKEGNQIHYARLTVSRYLWGSVLNRNMEEQLTYLERFRQENRAKKIKGYHLYLFPDPMDRHTIENLGEIKGIEKESVHLWTGYLDLTDGIVKGEKEFVEEMGGKLPAVHAPVQYFISQIRQLAEAREKEIRKLFHYGTPFWTYVIIAVNLLVFLWLTLNGGSENSETLIRYGAKYNPAIMEGEWWRFITPIFLHIGFLHIAFNSIALYYLGSAVERIYGRSRFLIMYFIAGILGNVSSFLFTPNLAAGASGAIFGSFGALLYFGTQHRKLFFRTMGKDILVILAINLAIGFIYPGIDNTAHIGGLVGGFIAAAMVQLPNRKSWRKSFLSFLATILLIGGGIWLGFQSEAKQQELLIHQAEQWMKQGDYVSAEKGFEELLNKEFEDPLIYFNLSYVKLKLGKWEEGEKWLLETIKRDGDIPEAHFNLALVYQRQGRWKEAKIHLEEVLKLRSDFPDAQKMLDEVNQYITQ, from the coding sequence TTGGATATCAGTGCAGCCCTTTGGGCTATGGCCCATCAACTGGTCGTTCAAAAGGATTATTCACTTTTACATGTGGAAGGAAATGAAACATTCCAAGGCAATGAGGAGTCAGTCCCGATACTTCATTTGGCAAAAAAGGAAGGAAACCAGATTCATTATGCCCGATTAACGGTATCCCGGTATTTGTGGGGTTCTGTTCTAAACAGAAACATGGAGGAACAATTGACTTATTTGGAGAGGTTTCGTCAGGAGAACCGGGCCAAGAAAATTAAGGGCTATCATCTATACTTGTTTCCCGATCCGATGGACCGACATACCATTGAAAATCTTGGCGAGATCAAGGGGATTGAAAAGGAATCTGTCCACTTATGGACGGGATATCTTGATTTGACCGATGGGATTGTGAAGGGTGAGAAGGAATTTGTTGAGGAAATGGGAGGTAAGCTTCCTGCCGTTCATGCCCCGGTTCAATATTTCATCTCACAGATTCGTCAGCTTGCTGAGGCAAGGGAAAAGGAAATCAGAAAGCTTTTCCATTATGGGACCCCATTTTGGACTTATGTCATCATAGCTGTTAATCTTCTGGTGTTTCTTTGGCTTACGTTAAATGGCGGAAGCGAAAATTCCGAAACCTTGATTCGTTATGGGGCGAAATATAATCCGGCAATTATGGAAGGGGAATGGTGGAGATTTATTACTCCCATTTTTCTTCACATTGGTTTTTTACATATCGCTTTTAATAGCATTGCGTTATATTATCTGGGCTCCGCCGTGGAGAGAATCTATGGAAGATCCCGTTTTCTTATCATGTATTTCATAGCGGGGATTTTAGGGAATGTCTCCAGTTTTTTATTTACTCCCAATCTGGCTGCAGGTGCTTCCGGTGCCATCTTTGGAAGCTTCGGGGCTTTATTGTATTTTGGAACCCAGCATCGGAAATTGTTTTTCCGGACGATGGGAAAAGATATTTTGGTTATCCTGGCGATCAACTTAGCCATAGGATTTATCTATCCGGGAATCGATAATACGGCCCATATCGGCGGATTAGTGGGCGGATTTATTGCTGCTGCCATGGTTCAACTTCCCAACAGGAAGAGTTGGAGAAAATCATTTCTGTCTTTTCTTGCAACCATTCTTCTGATAGGCGGAGGAATATGGTTGGGATTTCAGTCAGAGGCAAAGCAGCAGGAATTATTGATTCATCAAGCAGAGCAATGGATGAAGCAGGGGGATTACGTAAGTGCCGAAAAGGGGTTTGAAGAGCTTTTAAATAAGGAATTTGAAGATCCTTTGATCTATTTTAATTTATCATACGTGAAGTTGAAGCTGGGCAAGTGGGAAGAGGGAGAGAAATGGTTGCTGGAAACCATCAAAAGAGATGGGGATATTCCTGAAGCCCATTTTAATCTTGCCCTGGTTTATCAGAGACAGGGGAGATGGAAGGAGGCAAAAATCCATCTGGAAGAAGTGCTGAAATTGAGGTCTGATTTTCCCGATGCACAAAAAATGCTGGACGAAGTAAATCAATACATCACTCAATAG
- a CDS encoding YqzM family protein yields MTNNRQKEENDFVYGVQGFTFSFLFFLGLGIIATIVSVMIQ; encoded by the coding sequence GTGACGAACAATCGGCAAAAAGAGGAAAACGATTTTGTTTATGGAGTTCAAGGATTTACGTTTTCTTTCCTGTTTTTCCTAGGACTTGGCATCATAGCAACGATCGTTAGTGTGATGATTCAATAG
- a CDS encoding carbon-nitrogen family hydrolase, with the protein MEKSIKVALCQIDVALGEPAFNALKVKEGVEKSVKNGAKAVIFPELWNTGYDLDGIPLSADWEGEETTSLLSSLARKHRLTIIGGSVAERKEDGIYNTSFVFSPDGKKVAEYRKIHLFRLMNEEKYLKAGNKITLFNIEGIKASIAICYDIRFPEWIRKMALEGSQILFVPAEWPHPRLHHWRQLLIARAIENQMYVVACNRVGEEGETIFCGHSMVISPWGEVIVEGKQKEEVIYAELDMTLVDRVRGEIPVFQDRRVDLY; encoded by the coding sequence ATGGAAAAATCAATTAAAGTAGCCCTGTGTCAAATAGATGTCGCTCTTGGAGAACCGGCATTTAATGCTTTAAAGGTGAAAGAGGGGGTGGAGAAGTCTGTAAAAAATGGGGCAAAGGCAGTTATTTTTCCTGAGTTGTGGAACACAGGGTATGATTTGGATGGTATCCCCCTTTCTGCTGACTGGGAAGGGGAAGAAACAACTTCCCTCCTATCTTCTTTGGCTCGAAAACATCGTTTAACCATTATAGGAGGTTCCGTAGCTGAAAGGAAGGAAGATGGAATTTATAATACCTCCTTTGTTTTCTCACCTGATGGGAAAAAGGTAGCAGAGTACCGAAAGATTCATTTGTTTCGGCTGATGAATGAAGAGAAGTACTTAAAGGCCGGAAATAAGATAACTTTATTTAATATAGAAGGGATCAAAGCCAGCATTGCCATCTGCTATGATATCCGATTCCCGGAATGGATTCGCAAAATGGCACTGGAAGGAAGTCAAATTTTATTCGTTCCTGCGGAATGGCCCCACCCAAGACTCCACCATTGGCGGCAGTTGCTGATTGCCAGAGCCATTGAAAATCAAATGTATGTTGTTGCTTGTAACCGAGTCGGGGAAGAAGGGGAGACGATTTTCTGCGGCCATTCCATGGTGATTTCCCCGTGGGGAGAAGTTATCGTGGAAGGGAAACAAAAGGAAGAGGTAATCTACGCAGAATTGGACATGACCCTTGTGGATAGAGTAAGGGGTGAAATTCCAGTGTTTCAAGACAGAAGGGTGGACTTATATTGA
- a CDS encoding DUF4363 family protein translates to MRNPWIIFVLILIPLLLLTACNVNPFKVPLFPEQDIEGFIDTLVQQVKGEEWDEAHVTYEKLIFGWKTIHRRVFLNAQEGDISDLETALSELRAFIDAHEKTDALSTLYRLQTLWKNIAKL, encoded by the coding sequence ATGAGAAATCCATGGATCATTTTTGTATTGATCTTGATTCCTCTATTATTGTTAACCGCCTGTAATGTAAATCCTTTTAAGGTTCCCCTCTTCCCTGAACAAGATATAGAAGGGTTTATTGATACCCTTGTCCAACAGGTAAAGGGAGAAGAGTGGGATGAGGCCCATGTAACCTATGAGAAATTAATATTTGGGTGGAAAACCATTCATCGGAGGGTTTTTCTCAATGCCCAGGAAGGGGATATTTCAGACCTTGAAACAGCACTGTCAGAACTCCGGGCTTTTATTGATGCTCATGAAAAAACGGATGCCCTGAGTACTTTGTATCGTTTACAAACCCTATGGAAAAATATCGCTAAATTATAG
- the cax gene encoding calcium/proton exchanger, giving the protein MRQSIFFSLAIFTVLLSAFAQYFTSSTGFQFASASIAIIFLAGLLGKATESVAHYAGDRIGGFLNATFGNAAELIIAIFLIKEGLFEMVKASITGSIIGNLLLVLGLSLLAGGVKYKFQHFNPILAGHNASLMLLGVIALFIPAIYLGQLEQNSILTLSFVVAGVLILSYILWLIFSMITHKEELADNVHEGSKAVWSLRISIFLLVIATFFVAVESEWLVAGVEEVAESLGWSELFVGAFLIAIIGNAAEHSAAILLAIKNRIGASVEIAIGSSLQIALFVGPVLVFISLLFGNPMDIVFSPIELTAIAVSAFIAKSISRDGMTNWFEGVLLLVVYIILGTAFFFVS; this is encoded by the coding sequence TTCAAGTACAGGATTTCAATTTGCTTCGGCTTCCATTGCGATTATTTTCCTGGCGGGTCTCCTAGGGAAAGCAACCGAAAGTGTAGCCCATTATGCCGGAGACCGCATCGGCGGTTTTTTAAATGCCACTTTCGGTAATGCAGCTGAATTAATCATCGCCATCTTCTTGATAAAGGAAGGCCTCTTTGAAATGGTAAAGGCCAGCATCACCGGTTCCATTATCGGAAATTTGCTGTTGGTTCTGGGGCTTAGCCTTTTGGCAGGAGGAGTGAAATACAAGTTTCAGCATTTTAATCCTATTTTAGCTGGACATAACGCGTCCCTTATGCTCCTGGGTGTCATTGCTTTATTCATTCCGGCTATTTACCTCGGTCAACTGGAGCAAAACAGCATTCTGACACTAAGTTTTGTCGTGGCTGGCGTTCTTATTCTTTCATATATTCTTTGGTTGATCTTTTCCATGATTACTCATAAAGAAGAATTAGCAGACAATGTCCATGAAGGGAGTAAAGCGGTATGGTCTTTGCGGATTTCCATTTTTCTTCTTGTCATCGCCACATTTTTCGTCGCTGTTGAAAGTGAATGGCTGGTTGCAGGAGTTGAAGAAGTGGCGGAAAGTTTAGGATGGTCTGAACTGTTTGTGGGAGCATTCCTTATTGCCATTATCGGCAATGCCGCAGAACATAGCGCCGCCATACTCCTGGCCATAAAAAACCGGATTGGAGCATCTGTAGAAATCGCCATTGGGTCCAGCTTGCAAATCGCTTTATTCGTCGGACCTGTCCTTGTTTTCATCAGTTTATTGTTTGGTAATCCAATGGATATCGTGTTCTCCCCCATTGAATTGACTGCCATTGCAGTTAGTGCCTTTATCGCTAAATCGATTTCAAGGGATGGAATGACCAACTGGTTTGAGGGAGTGCTACTGTTAGTGGTTTATATTATCTTGGGTACAGCATTCTTTTTTGTTTCATGA
- a CDS encoding DUF421 domain-containing protein yields MSFSLLVLIRSLFAFFFLFIMTKFIGKQQVSELTLFEYLVGITVGSIAADLAIGLELESITGIIGILVWTILPITLGFISLKSRFLRRVIESEPRILIRDGYIVEENLKKERMHIDQLMMALRLKNVFNLSDVQMAIMEVNGQISVMKKADKQPVTPHQLHLHVNPEEMPMTLIKEGKINNQRLLESGMDEAWLIGELAKKGITDISTVSVAQIDSTGSLFVDLKNSWEEYASPAHYSLMAKFDQIAADLNNFALDTQDTHMKKQYQHAAEEVTSLSKNLKSFLKQKR; encoded by the coding sequence ATGTCTTTTTCTTTACTAGTACTGATCCGCTCTTTATTTGCTTTCTTTTTTTTGTTTATCATGACTAAATTCATCGGAAAACAACAGGTATCGGAATTAACCCTTTTCGAATATCTGGTGGGAATTACTGTAGGCTCCATTGCTGCGGACTTGGCAATTGGATTGGAGTTAGAATCCATCACAGGGATTATCGGGATTTTGGTATGGACAATCTTGCCGATTACCCTTGGGTTTATTAGCTTAAAGAGCCGTTTTCTCAGAAGGGTTATTGAAAGTGAACCTAGGATCCTTATCCGTGATGGATATATTGTGGAAGAAAATCTCAAGAAAGAAAGGATGCATATCGATCAATTGATGATGGCTCTGCGCTTAAAAAATGTGTTTAATTTGAGTGACGTTCAAATGGCCATTATGGAAGTAAATGGCCAGATCAGTGTGATGAAAAAAGCGGATAAACAACCGGTCACCCCACATCAACTCCATCTGCATGTAAATCCAGAGGAAATGCCCATGACTTTGATAAAGGAAGGGAAAATAAATAACCAACGACTCCTTGAATCCGGCATGGATGAGGCGTGGTTGATCGGGGAACTTGCTAAAAAAGGAATAACCGATATTTCAACGGTAAGTGTAGCTCAAATTGATTCTACCGGCTCGTTATTTGTCGATTTAAAAAACAGTTGGGAAGAATATGCTTCCCCGGCCCATTATTCTTTAATGGCCAAATTTGATCAAATTGCTGCCGACTTAAACAACTTTGCTCTGGATACTCAAGATACCCATATGAAGAAACAATATCAGCACGCTGCAGAAGAAGTAACGTCCCTTTCCAAAAATTTAAAGTCTTTTCTCAAACAAAAGAGGTGA
- a CDS encoding YlaN family protein: MEMAMELKRRALELLQKDADKISNLIQVQRDNLTMPQCPLYEEVLDTQMFGLSREIEFAVRLGLVTEAQGHAILADLEKELSSLHEIFSQKIGQS, translated from the coding sequence ATGGAGATGGCGATGGAACTAAAACGTAGAGCCTTGGAATTACTACAGAAAGATGCAGATAAAATTTCTAATCTCATTCAAGTTCAACGGGATAACCTCACCATGCCGCAATGTCCCCTCTATGAAGAAGTCTTAGATACCCAAATGTTTGGGCTTTCCAGAGAAATTGAATTTGCCGTTCGCTTGGGGCTTGTTACCGAAGCGCAAGGTCATGCCATATTGGCTGATCTGGAGAAAGAGCTTTCCAGTCTTCATGAAATATTCAGCCAAAAAATTGGACAATCCTAA